CCCCGGGGCTGACCTTGGCGCAGCGAGTGAGGGCCGGGATCTCGGAGTAGAGGTCGGAGGAGTCTGGCTGGCTCTGCAGCACCAGCGTGCAGAGATGATAGAGCAGGGACTGCCTCCGGACGGTGTCTTTCACCTCGGACACCTTCTCCAGGTAGCTCAGCTCGAATCCGCCGCTCTGCAACGGCCACAGGCTCAGCCCGCCGCACCCACCCCTCGCTCTAGGGACCCCCCCTTTCCGGTCCCACGCACCTTGGAGTTGTTGAGGAAATTGCCAACGGCCAGCAGAGTGGCCAGGATGCAGCGGAAGGTGGCGTTCTGGGCCAGCTGCTCCATCCCCTGCTTAAGGTCGAACAGCGGCTCTGCGATCTCCTGGGTCACCGGTGGGGACAGAACACTCAAGAGTTACCACActtgaagaaattatttaaaaaaaaaccacttttatGGAAAACCCTTCTGCAAATAATGGACCCTCCCACCATTCATGTTTGCTATCGAGCCTCGGAATGCCAATACTTTGCCCCCTCCCAGCCAGGATTATTCCAACAGGTTAGCCATACCCGTTCCATGGTGTCATAATCTAGCTTAAAGGCCCACAGCTGTAGGCGGGCTGCCAACCCGCCGATGGAGGCGAGGGTCAACAGGAAGTTCTCAGCTGGGCCTAGTGGGATGCCTGGGTTGGCCAGCTGGGCCTCTTGGATCTTCTGCTTTTCCTCTTCCGTAGGCATCATCATCAGCAATTTCTGTGGATACATCCATGACCCCCCCAGCTTGTAGGTTCCCTAATTTGTCCCAGGAACAGGCTTTAGAACTGAACAGGGCGAGGCAGCTAGGGAGCACGGTAGAAAGAgccccaggcctagagacaggaggtcccgggttcaagtccagcctcagacacttcccagcggggtgaccctgggcaagtcacttgaccccaattacctagcccttgttgctcttctgccttaacaTCGATGCTAAATAcggattctcagacagaaggtagggcttaaaaaacaaaaaagcaaacccAAACTGAATGGAAGCACTGAGCTCGTTCTACTTGTTTTACGGCAGAAATCTATCAGAAAGTGGCGGAGACTTTTGGGTAGGTATAACTTAATTTTTCTCAGGCAGGTTTCCCATGACCCCAGCGCCCCAAGTCTGTGCAAGAGCTAACTTCTGAGCCTTTCCAAGAGGATGGAAAAGCCTCTCGCGGAATGGGCACAGTCACCTCTAAGATATTGCATTACGCAGTGAAAATAGAGGAAAGGCGAAGGCTTTCTTGGGCAATCGGGGGCCAGTGTGTGACGACCTCCTCCCTATTCCTCCGAGGGCCTGGGCAGAGCTGTGGGAACCTGGAAGACCCCAAGGGGAGGCCCGTTAATGTGTCCCGGACCTTGACCCTGGAAGTTAGTGGACTGGAGCAGACGGGCCATTAGAAAGCTAGTCTGACTCCCTCATTGTCGGGATGAAGATGCTAAGAGGTGACATCATGGAGCAAAAGTCACCCGGTGCCTGGCCAGTCAGGGAAGACGAGCAGGGAGTCGGGAATGCCTAGAAATGTGGATTGGCTGTGCAGGAAGGAGTCCTGGGGCGGGCGCCTTCGAGACTCTCCATGAGAGTCCAAACCAGAAGAGCGCTACTAAAACAATGGGAGTGAATCCTGGCTCTGCAGCTTTCTCCCTAGGGGAGCTCTTCCTAGGTTTATTCTGCTTCCCGGCTTGTGAAAGGAAAGACTGAGACCAGATACTCTCTGTCTATTCTTGGGAAATCCAATTCTGGCTTGGGGCCActgggtggcccaatggatagagagccaagcctggaggtgggaggtcctggattcaagtttgGTTTCAGccactccctagttgtgtgaccctgggcaggtcacttaatcccaactgcccagttcttagtgctcttctgccttgaaactgatagtattgatgatgatgatgatttttaaaaccttcaccttctgtcttagaatcaatactctgtattggttccaaggcagaagagcagtaagggctaggcaac
This sequence is a window from Gracilinanus agilis isolate LMUSP501 unplaced genomic scaffold, AgileGrace unplaced_scaffold19732, whole genome shotgun sequence. Protein-coding genes within it:
- the LOC123254318 gene encoding FH1/FH2 domain-containing protein 1-like — its product is MSNKKAAEGRRTMTTVLDPKRSNAINIGLTALPPVHVIKAALLGFDEFAVSKDGIEKLLMMMPTEEEKQKIQEAQLANPGIPLGPAENFLLTLASIGGLAARLQLWAFKLDYDTMEREIAEPLFDLKQGMEQLAQNATFRCILATLLAVGNFLNNSKSGGFELSYLEKVSEVKDTVRRQSLLYHLCTLVLQSQPDSSDLYSEIPALTRCAK